The following are encoded together in the Pan troglodytes isolate AG18354 chromosome 6, NHGRI_mPanTro3-v2.0_pri, whole genome shotgun sequence genome:
- the TRIM4 gene encoding E3 ubiquitin-protein ligase TRIM4 isoform X2: protein MEAEDIQEELTCPICLDYFQDPVSIECGHNFCRGCLHRSWAPGGGPFPCPECRHPSAPAALRPNWALARLTEKTQRRRLGPVPPGLCGRHWEPLRLFCEDDQRPVCLVCRESQEHQTHAMAPIDEAFESYREKLLKSQRNLVAKMKKVMHLQDVEVKNATQWKDKIKSQRMRISTEFSKLHNFLVEEEDLFLQRLNKEEEETKKKLNENTLKLNQTIASLKKLILEVGEKSQAPTLELLQNPKEVLTRSEIQDVNYSLEAVKVKTVCQIPLMKEMLKRFQATKIKTQKQNRHNM from the exons ATGGAAGCTGAGGACATCCAGGAGGAGTTGACCTGCCCCATCTGCCTGGACTATTTCCAGGACCCGGTGTCCATCGAGTGCGGCCACAACTTCTGCCGCGGCTGCCTGCACCGCAGCTGGGCGCCGGGCGGCGGCCCGTTCCCCTGCCCCGAATGTCGGCACCCATCGGCGCCCGCCGCGCTGCGACCCAACTGGGCCCTGGCCAGGCTGACTGAGAAGACGCAGCGCCGGCGCCTGGGCCCCGTGCCCCCGGGCCTGTGCGGCCGCCACTGGGAGCCGCTGCGGCTCTTCTGCGAGGACGACCAGCGGCCAGTGTGCCTGGTGTGCAGGGAGTCCCAGGAGCACCAGACTCACGCCATGGCACCCATCGACGAGGCCTTCGAGAGCTACCGG GAGAAACTTCTTAAGTCTCAGCGTAATCTCGTGGCCAAGATGAAGAAAGTCATGCATTTACAGGATGTAGAAGTGAAGAACGCCACACAGTGGAAG GATAAGATAAAGAGTCAGCGAATGAGAATCAGCACGGAGTTTTCAAAGCTGCACAACTTCCTGGTTGAAGAAGAGGACCTGTTTCTTCAGAGATtgaacaaagaagaagaagagacaaagaagaagctGAATGAGAACACGTTAAAACTCAATCAAACGATCGCTTCATTGAAGAAGCTCATCTTAGAGGTGGGGGAGAAGAGCCAGGCCCCCACCCTGGAGCTGCTTCAG AATCCAAAAGAAGTGTTGACCAG GAGTGAGATCCAGGATGTGAACTATTCCCTTGAAGCTGTAAAGGTGAAGACAGTGTGCCAGATACCATTGATGAAGGAAATGCTAAAGCGATTCCAAG caactaaaataaaaacacaaaaacaaaacaggcacaATATGTGA